One genomic window of Elaeis guineensis isolate ETL-2024a chromosome 2, EG11, whole genome shotgun sequence includes the following:
- the LOC105059362 gene encoding polyamine oxidase 3, with product MESHKEVSPKKAFYYSDDGKRHSRSPSVIVIGAGFAGLAAARALQNASIQVILLESRDRIGGRVWTDYRFGFPIDMGASWLHGICVENPLAPLIARLGLPLYRTSDDNSVLLDHDFESYALFDTDGHQIPRDLVQKISEVFERILKEAKKLRQEYDQDMSLAEAIEIILKRCPDLRQEGLAGKVFQWFLCRVEGWFAADADNISMKYSNEAILLPGGHGIMVRGYRPVVNTIARGLDIRLNHQVTKIVWSNMGVEVSVENGKTFVADAAVITVPLGVLKANIIKFEPRLPDWKEEAINNLAVGVENKIVLLFDTVFWPNVEFLGVVSSTSYSCSYFLNLHKATGHKVLVYMPSGRLALDIEKLSDEAAANFAFGQLKQILPDASKPIQHLVSRWASDVNSLGSYSYDAVGKPHELYERLRNPVDNLFFAGEATSFKYTGSVHGAFSTGQLAAEECRMHVLENYGGLDTFYPNMGEEMASASIPLLISRM from the exons CCTTCTACTACTCTGATGATGGGAAAAGGCATTCTCGTTCTCCTTCTGTCATTGTCATTGGAGCTGGCTTTGCTGGCCTTGCAGCAGCTCGTGCACTTCAAAATGCATCCATTCAG GTTATTTTGTTAGAATCACGAGATAGAATTGGTGGTCGAGTTTGGACTGACTACAGATTTGGATTTCCTATTGACATGGGAGCTTCCTG GTTGCATGGTATCTGCGTAGAAAATCCCTTGGCACCTTTGATTGCAAGACTGGGGCTTCCACTATACCGCACCAGTGATGATAACAGTGTATTGCTCGATCATGATTTTGAAAG CTATGCACTCTTTGATACAGATGGACATCAAATCCCTCGGGATCTTGTTCAAAAGATCAGTGAGGTGTTTGAGCGTATACTGAAAGAGGCAA AAAAGTTGAGGCAGGAGTATGATCAAGACATGTCTCTGGCCGAAGCAATAGAAATTATTCTGAAGAGATGTCCAGATCTGAG ACAGGAAGGACTAGCTGGTAAGGTGTTTCAGTGGTTTTTATGCCGAGTGGAGGGTTGGTTTGCCGCAGATGCAGATAACATCTCTATGAAATACTCGAATGAGGCAA TTTTGCTCCCGGGTGGACATGGTATTATGGTCCGAGGTTACCGCCCTGTTGTTAATACCATTGCAAGAGGCCTGGATATTCGTCTTAATCATCA GGTTACAAAAATTGTTTGGAGTAACATGGGAGTGGAAGTCAGTGTTGAAAATGGCAAAACGTTTGTTGCAGATGCTGCTGTCATCACTGTACCCCTAGGGGTTCTGAAAGCTAATATCATAAAGTTTGAACCAAGGCTTCCAGATTGGAAGGAAGAAGCAATAAATAATCTTGCTGTTGGAGTTGAGAACAAGATTGTGCTGCTCTTTGACACAGTTTTCTGGCCGAATGTAGAGTTCCTTGGTGTGGTGTCATCCACTTCTTACAGTTGCAGTTATTTCCTTAATCTTCACAAGGCAACAGGCCATAAAGTTCTTGTTTACATGCCTTCTGGTCGACTTGCCCTTGATATCGAAAAGTTGTCGGATGAAGCTGCTGCTAATTTTGCCTTTGGGCAACTGAAACAGATCCTCCCAGATGCATCTAAGCCG ATTCAACATTTGGTCTCTCGTTGGGCATCAGATGTGAACTCTCTTGGGTCCTACAGTTATGATGCAGTTGGAAAGCCCCATGAGCTGTATGAGAGACTACGGAATCCTGTCGACAACCTCTTCTTCGCCGGAGAAGCCACAAGCTTTAAATATACTGGAAGTGTCCATGGTGCCTTCTCCACTGGACAGTTGGCTGCAGAGGAATGCCGAATgcatgttcttgaaaattatggaGGCTTGGATACATTCTACCCAAACATGGGAGAAGAGATGGCATCGGCCTCCATTCCCTTGCTCATCTCTCGCATGTGA